ggacatatCTAGCTTTTAGCTCATCAGCAACGCTTAGCTTGTGTGTAGAAATGGCAAggattatcacgtgattgcaacccaagcaTTGGAAACTATACAAGTCTGTGGTCAATGTAATCCAACCACAAATGCACAAACGCACGTGCCAAGTCGCCAAACGTCTTCCTTTAGATGATACAGACATGAAAATTAGCATCTGTTGGCAATGACTGTTCTGCCGCCCTCAAAAGACTAAACAAAAATTATCCAGTTAGTTTTGCCTTAGCCTTTAACACCCTGACAGCAGTCAGAACAAAAACTGTACTCAATTTGTTCTCTTATTGTCGGCTTAGCTGGCAGAATAGAAGATGAGTGGCGCTTTCTTATTTCTCCGTAAATTCCATTTCTTGTGGTGACATATGTCCTCTTTGCCATTATCAGCATCTTACTGTCGTAGGGGGGGGaagccaaagaaaaatcaaaatactCTTGCTGAATTCATCTTCAGGGGTGTTTAGGAGCCGATCTTAGTATTTGAAGTAGGTTCGTGTGGCGGTGGAATACTTTTAACGCCTTTTCCTTTTTGTCAGGACCGAGAGAACGCGCAGAGCTCGTGCGCCGGCCTCTTCATCGTGTCGCACTTGGGTTTTGATTGGCCCGGTGTGTGGGTTCACGTTGACATCGCCTTTCCTGTTCACGCTGTGAGTACCCACAGTGTGTCCGTACTCTGATTGGACAATGTATgtctgtgcctgcgtgtttaaaaaaaaacaaaaaaaaaaacctaaacgtCTCGTGGTACTTGCCTCGGCAGGGGGAGCGAGCCACAGGATTCGGCGTGGCTTTCCTGATGGCCCTGTTCGGTCAGGCTTCTGATGACTCCATTCTGAACCTGGTCTCACCTCTGGGCGCTGCTTCCAACATGTTAGAAGAGCAGATGGAGCAGGACTGCAAAAGGAGAAGATTGGTGTAGGGCACGGTGGCGCTCTCGCGAGTTCTGGACCACTCTGCGGCCACAAAACTGTCAGAGCAAGTGCACATTTCGATTTGGGTTCATTTGTTCTAATCTGTAATTCTGCCCTCTGTTTGATTATGTTTGGCTCAatagaataaaacaaaatgtggtTGTCCGGCTGAGCTCTCAAATCAGCTCTGTTAGAAAATTGCTACAGCGCAGTAAAGGAAATAAGCCCTTGTAACATTGGATCCAATTAGGAAAGGATTGctcattgtgttttattttgttaaagaCAGCAACATATAAAGGAATCTGAATATGATATATCCCGGTGATGATTGAGGGGATCAAACAGATGACTACTGGTTCAGAGACTGTGAtggcacaataaaaaaatgaaaaagatgattttttttttttttacttgtaagCTTTTGGTGACTGTGTAGGTAAGTCAGTAAATGAGTTGCGCTTGGGTGCCGTGTCTGTGCGTATTTGTTGGGCCCCTCTAGGCTCTGACCCAAGTTTGGGAGCCTctcactgatcttaaaaaaaaaaaaaaaactggatggctcattggccaataaaactgaagtcgccgtccaccatcttgatactccctaAACAACCATGCAGACCTGTGCAGCAACAGTGATTTAAGTGTGTTAATCGCATGTTTCGtgactgtgagaaaacattccacaggtaagttagaaagatttacactgacactgttaaagtttgggaagggttttttgttttctgatgagcttaattcacttcaacaaagttttgtttacagttcactgttttttgtgaaaaagcgatgtaaatattttcctagacttcatcagtggatgaggaagaaaacattttctgtgaaattttagATGAATTTCATAAACAGAACTCcgcaaattgaatttgtttttcaaatgggaGGACAAATTTCTGTCTGAAGTAAAATGTTGCAgcgacaacaaatgaacaatatttagcatgtattttcccattgcatgtccttattttcaaaaatatatctgattgacatgaaatttaatgtatttatgatgaaaaaaaatgctttgttttttgctatgttatgctTCActgcgtattttgggaaaagttaacatttcaCGGCAATCGGGTCCTAGGTAgaatgcaaggtttcttggtaatCACTTaggcttttttggcttaccaagtcgtaTCAAAAGTCCTTCATGTTActagaactgaaaaaatgtcaagctcacacgaccagtgttaattctacatgccaaacttggagaaaaaccccaccataatccaacctgtaaacaatGTCCTTcacacattttgggagtaccaagatggcggccaatggCTTCAACTAATTGACATACCGcttgatgtgtatgcgctatccagtcttttttacGTCTACGTGGAATTGCAGGTTCTCCGAGCCACGAGATGGCGCTGTAGATATAATCAAACCATTTTTGAGCGGACCTGACGTCCGGGCGATTCCCCGACTCGTCAATTTTCGTGTCAGGTGATGTTGACGCAAATCTGGAAAATTAAGTAAGCGGTGAAACCAGTTGTGCGAATGGCTAACGCGGCGCCCGGGGTTTTATTTTCTGTGCTTTTCTATGTTGTCTCCGCCGGACTGTCTTTGAACAACAAGGAGCCTTGTTATGTCCCAACGCCGCGGAAAAATGGCTTCGGATTGaggtaaatgttgaatatttatgTTGGATAATCATCGACAGGGTTGGCAGCCTGCACCGGCGCTCACGAGTTTTTTCTCCAATGACTCCAACATAAAATGCTTATAACGTCTATTGCTGATGCTGTATATGCATATGATTAactctgtttgtaattatgtaaACGTTACCTGGTTTAACTTCACTAAGTATCTTAAGATTTGATATTAGGTCACGTGTTTCATAATTTTGAAGAGTCGCTTGTGTGTTAGTACAAAATCTCAAGCACAAAGGAagctttaaaactttttttcgtTTGTATTTTCTAAGGTAGCTACTTCCTATAGAGTCTTCTTAAGactaaatttaaaacaaaatcaaatgaataacttgaatttaaaaataatacaaaagaaTATATATTGTTTGTCATCCACCCTTCCCTTTATCATAGTGTCCTGCCTTCTTAAATTTAAATGAGCGCATGTttctatggatggatggatcccacgacaaatatattttggccattttcaGGAGTTTATTGAACTCAACTTATTTATATCAGCACGGTAGCTGAAATGCACACATGAAATATGATTAAAACGTTTACAACCAGCAAATCTAGTGATCAGATATtgcttttttaatatattttgggaCTCGTGAGCAGTTGTGGGTTAAATGTTTATACTCTTTTTGTTATAACCGTTATGCTGAGGTTTTTCAGTCTTTAGAACGGCACGACAGGTCGGACGACATCTCCTCACAGACCGGATATGGCCCTCGTACTGTAGGTTTCCTTTCCTACCCCGGCATTGAgcgtttgtgttgtgtttctcTTTCCAGGACCTCGCCTCGTCCTCACGAATATCTTAACATCTCTGATCTGCCCAAGTCGTGGGACTGGAGGAACGTCGGCGGGATCAACTACGTCAGCACCACTCGCAATCAGCACATTCCTCAGTACTGCGGCTCATGTTGGGCTCACGGCAGCACCAGCGCAATGGCAGGTTCGACCCAAGATAAatgtgcctttaaaaaaaaaaaaaaaaaaaaaaaaccctcattaCGAATTATAACGTTGGTCATTATGGTACTATCTGAAAGAGCTACGTATTGAAGTATGtgttatgcccatatttagtcatgactgcataatttcctcatgtcctcaatggggctctgctctgtagccagaagtgtccttgagtgatatcgcgcatctctgcacgtagctAACCTTGCTGAATTGTATCATGGAAACTTTGTAATAGTCCATTGCCACCTAGAACCgattgagacagaaaccctttctAAGTGGAAATCCCCaatgtcatgccacaggtttgataccgctcattgtccgcccttctgacaagataaaggatgtgtgccattgtctgtaacccataagtgcccggaatattctttAAGTAAAATCCTTccaagaaactgttcatcgtctccaggctttatttggataaccaacattctcacgaCCCGAaactaaacgaacacgcggaggagTACTTTGAGAGATGTGACTTGCTGtgaaaagtttgggaaccactcaGATGGAGTTAATTGCTTGGTCATGAGACAAATTACTTCTGAGACATGGTACCACCACCCTATATACTTTTTGTGACGCTTTTCTTTCGTGgtgcatgtactgtatgcacCTTGGTTAACTGAAAGTTTAGTTACATGGGTACAGAGAGGACTATTCAAGGTAGAAAAAGCTTAAGTGTGACAATATTGTACTGGCGGTTTCCCCAAAgtcatgctttttattttatgtccaGATCGCATCAATATTCAGCGGCAAGGGGCGTGGCCATCCGCCTACCTTTCCGTGCAGCACGTGGTCGACTGCGGGGAAGCCGGCAGTTGCCACGGTGGGGATCACGGTGCGGTGTGGGAGTACGCCAACACCCACGGCATCCCGGACGAGACGTGCAACAACTACCAGGCCAAAGATCAGCGTGAGTGAGGCTCCCGGCGGCGCGACGACGACCGAGTGGCGTCTCATATTGTCCCGTCTTCCCTCCGTAGCGTGCAAGCCGTTCAACCAGTGCGGCACCTGCACCACGTTTGGCGTATGCAACATCGTGAAAAACTACACTTTGTGGAAGGTGGGCGATTACGGCATTGTCAGCGGGAGGGAGAAGATGATGGCGGAGATCTACGCCAGAGGACCCATCAGGTTGGTTCAGAAAACTCAGAATCACTTGACGCATGGAATTCGTGCTAAGAAATATCGGCACCCTGTTTagttgtctatccatccattttcttttgccgcttatcctcacgagggtcgcagggagtgctggagcctatcccagctgtcaacaggcacgaggcggggtacaccctgaactggtcgccagccaatcacagggcacatagagacaacagtcacactcacaatcacacctaggggcaatttagtgtccaattaatgcccgTTTTAGTTgcatatttgtcaaaataaaatcctcactattgtggcatttaggaaatgcaaatgttttttggggtgattATAATTGGCctaaaacagaaaatgtttggtctgatttcatgtcagtcagtcttgttatACTTATTGCACCCCTGGGGTACCAATATTTCTGGCACAACTCAATAAATTTCAATATTGTAGAAAAGTTCTTTTATTTCAACTTTGTGAAACTCCTACAAATGTGTTCATGCCAAATTACTGCCTCATCAAGTATTGTTTTGGTGCCAAGAAATTATGTTAAAGGCAGTTTAGGCATGTTATGTATTGCTTTGTTGCCATCTTTAGTCAATAATAAACCTATGCAAATTAGTCACTCTCCCTGGGAGGGTTTGGTCCCTCTAAGTTAGCGATGAAACAATGCATTtgaaacagaacagaaaatagTTTTCAAAAGCCAAGGGGAGGTGCGTTTATTTGTGCAGCACCATTCATACAAAATGCAAATCCAGTGAATTACTgacacaaataataaaacaagatGAAATGACAATATGACAAGTCTGAAACTAAAAAGCAGGatgaattgaagcaaaaccGTCAAGTGAAAAATTCAAATCGCAAAATTAAAAAACGTTGCAAGgagcatgaaatatttttgagatgAAAAAGCAGCAGTTTTGCACtcaatttacaaagaaaaaaaataattttcttgtatacttttttttttttcaaagcagcccctatattaattttttttgttgtttttaacatgCACTGCTTTCAGTAACAAGACTGAGCAGAGAGGAAGTAGTTTACTTAAAAAAGAGTTTCCAACTTGGTAATTATATACATGATGTTTAGCAACTTTTTCTGATCCCTTGAGTGACCATTCTTCAAAAAGCGATGAGCGATACCTTAAGAAAAGCTTTAAGGAAGAAGAACAAAAGACTAAAGTAGGGAAATTGGATTGGAGGTTTAAGTCATATGACTCAACGCTAAACTGTAACCTCAAAATTATGGCGGCGTGATGTTGTTTGAGCGTCATCATCTCAATTTGTGTGTGCAGGTCACATTGCAGGGTCTGCTACAATGTTGTACTGTAATATACAGCAAACCAACAGTAATATTAAAAGTCACCAGCATTGGGACTAGTTACATGTAgcaggtttaaaaaatatatatatatatatataaataaattaaaatcgtgaagtttcactttttgaattgaacacctgtactgatttttattttttaaacaatattcaAATGCTATGAAACACACTTGTCCGTGCGTGTCCTTATACCAGAGCAgctttattgtattatttgcaAGTAATCTGTGATCTTTGTGGCTTTTAGCTGCGGGATCATGGCGACAGACAATCTGGACGCGTACAGCGGTGGTCTCTACTCTGAGTACAGGGAGAACGCCGTCGTGAACCACATCGTGTCAGTGGCGGGGTGGGGAGTAGAGAACGGCGTGGAGTACTGGATCGTAAGGAACTCCTGGGGAGAGCCGTGGGTAAGCGCTTGTCCCAAGAAGTACAAAGTAATATTATTCGAGAATGTGATGGCCTAGTGTTGAAAAATGTTGTCGTTTTCAGGGTGAGAAGGGCTGGCTCAGGATCGTCACAAGCACTTACAAGGGAGGAAGCGGGAGTTCCTACAACCTCGCACTGGAGACAGACTGTGCCTACGGAGACCCCATCGTCCCGAAAGACTACTTTGTCTAGACGTATCAGGACTCTgcggattcattttttttttaatcataactGAAAAGGGAATGTTGAATTCTTTTTGTTTAAAGTCTATTTTAAATTTGCCAAATGAATGGCACCGATTGATTTTCAGAGATGCACAGACTGTAGAACAGTCTTATATTGTAAAATCTTAAATCAGGTTTAGCGCAGACAAAGCAAAATCCCCACGCAATAGAAAACAAAGGCTGACATCAAAATCAAATATGCTTCACGTCttcaagtaaaataataataattaaaaaaaaagcatttagaaATGCATGCTGAACCACTGTCACGTTCTGCTGTTATGCGAGTCCTACACACCTGATTAAAAGTGTGCCTTACACGAGAAACCTCATGATTCAAGTCTTTTTCCTCACAATGTGAACATGCTGACGTCAATCTTCAAAGTGATGCTATGTAACTTTCTCACTTACTGTGATGAGAGATGGAGCTACACTGCAGAATATGAAATTGACAAGAATGCCGATCTCACACATTTGATCAGATCAAGAAGTTGACTACAATGGCCACAAAAAGTCCCAAGTCGCATCATCTCACTGGCCAGTCCGAGAGGTGTGCTTCATCAGATCTTTATGATGCAGAATGTCCTTAATTAATCATGATGAAATTTGACTTGCAATGAGCTGTAATGCAAAAATTAACAAAGctaattaattttcaaaaatcaaGAAACGTATTCAGGTCTAGGCTAACAGGTGAGCACCAGaagggaaagaggaaaaaacaaacaaacccaaaacatACCAATAAACTCCGCGACGGGGTCATGTTCTCCTTCTGCCCGAATCGTTCCTGCGATGCTGTCGTTTTCCAGGATGGGCAAGAAGAGCTGAACAAAGTCCGACGTGTACGGCGGTGCGATCACGTCCAGAACCTTCGTGAGAAACAGGCACAATCGGTCAGGTTTATGTACAGACAGTTTACTGTGGAACCTCAACATAATGGACTAGTAGGGGCAGAGGAGTCTGACGTAGCCAAATGTCCATTACATGagcgtcactttttttttttttttggggggggggggggggtgatatgcACCCATACGACtatacagtacaaaaatatttttatgttatataatggatggatgtctcattcatcttttcatctgtAAAACAATTGTCTTTAGAtaccaaaaacaaaggaattgccCTATGCCGTTCTAATACTTTTGTAGGGGACTATATAACCACCCCCCAAGTCAATACCCCACATTCATCATCACTGCCACATAACCATGCCTTTCGgaatttgatatatatatatatatatatatatattttattttttttttgtagtatacATCCCTCCCATTCTCTGCCCCAATAAAGAGTGGCCAATTCTGGAACCAACAGACTTGTCAACAGCAGtggaaatgacaaatggaaactttttttgaccacaccagacttgagcAACATCAGTTACACAAGAGCTTGTTTTATCAATGTCCCGCTGTATATTCATATGCCACCGAACCAAGGTCCAATTCCAGCTTTGACAGAACAAGAAAGGTCTGGTGAACGACATGCGTACGCAGAGACGCTGACTAACGTACATACATTCGTGCTCAAAATCATTTTACACCACCATGGCAAATTACTCtacattcattttaaatttaccCCTATGAAATGTGGGCGGAGAAAACCACACAAGTATGGTTAACATGCGAGGCTGGACCCGCTTTCAAGCCCGGCACACCAGAACTGTGACGCGGACGTACTTGTGTGTGTTCAAGCGTTTACCTCGGTGACAAAATAGCGAATGAGGGAGATGTCGGTGTTGAGCTTTTCCAGACACTTGCGAATGTAGCCAACCACGGGAAGAACGTAACCACGACTCAACAGATGAACCATCCGGTCCAGGAGGGTCTTCTTGAGCTCCAACTGGAAGGAAAGAAAACGGTGGCCTTGGTTAAACCTTCTCATCACTTTTGAAACCTGAAGGGGGAAATCAACAGATACACAAACCTGCTCCATCACGTCGAGCTGCGAGTGTTCCGTCTCAAAGAGCTTGATGAGTAGTTGGAGGACCTGAGGATGGAGCAGCTGGTGGCACGTGCTGATCTGCCAGGGAAAGAAACAACGTTGACTTCCCGTCGTAGAAAAAGGGCTCACCTTGTATGGTACCTCATCCAGCAGAGCCAAGTGGACAGGGGTGTGATCAGTCTGTAGCTGAAAGTAGCGCGGCTCAGACACGGTCCAGTCCACCCACTTCAAAACTCCCATGGCCACCACTGGGAACCTGAGCACACGTTAACACCCAATCTCATCACATAATTGTGGGGGGTGCTCGCGATGAAAATTGTGAACCAGTGTTGGGGTGAGAAATTgtcaacggggggggggggggggtgggtggggggcgaAGGGCTGAAACCGGAAACAATCCACCTGACcctagtttgaaaaccactgcttcCACTCACCGTATGCACTGGTACAGAGTCCCAAGCTCGGCCACCAGCTCTGTGGCGCCTTTGTTCTCGTTGCAGCAAAGGTTGTGCACCGTCTCGATGGCCTTGGAGGACGACTTTAGTTCATCCTTATTTATGTTGACACGCTTGTTCTGCAGTCAGAACGGAAAGATCAGCTCAGACCATTGTAAATGCAACCCAAAGTGTTTGCGTTTGAGATTTTAGCACAAATTTGATCGAGTCAAACCTTTTTCCACGTCTCAACCACACTGGCAGCGTAGGCCAGGATGTGGATGTATTTGTGCTTGTGGTCTTGGTTAATCTTGGAGCCGGGCTTGAACAGCGACTGCATGAAGAGGTCCAGAAAAGCGGGCACTCTGATCTGAGGAAGGCCAGACAGGAAGCCCTCGTCAAAATTTACATCTACAGCCTCATTTACATCGAGCCGAGACATGTGGCTTTTTCATCATTCTGCTTGGACTCTCTGggatttagaaataaattagTACTTCATTTAAATTCAAACAAACCATGGATAAATCCACATTTAAATCACAGTTTACAATCGTGTGTAAACGTGAAAGTGACGTTGAGAGCCTTTATTTTCCGACGCCGTACACTGAGGTTCAGGAGCAAAAATCACACTCACCaggtaaaacaaatatttgaattggGTCTTATTGTGCCAAGTGAAACAGTCCTTTTGAATTCAAGTGCAGGGGTTAAAGAATATGAAGGGCGGTGTTTCCTCACCAGCTCCACAGGAGGCGGGTCCATGCTGCTGAACATCTTAAACAGCACCGTGATATCGGCCGGATTCAGGGCTCCTTTGGACAGCATAGCACCCAGCGCCTGGCAGGCACGAGGGTAGGCTGCTGCTGTACCCAGCGCAAGCGTTATCTGACTGGCGTCGTGGCCCCTGGCAGGGCGAAACCGTAGAAAGGAGCACTGCTTCATTAAGAACATGTGTGCAATCAATGAAACCAAACACAACAGTTCTCAGAACGTTTTCAATGACAACTGTCAAAGCAGAATTTAACACTTAGCACCTTACAGAACTGAGCAGTTAGTGAGttgagtttattttttcctaAATACCTCTTGTGTGCCGACTTCTGTACTTCCTGACCGATCCGGCGCACAGCGGAGCCGCCTTGCTCTTCCTGCGCCAGGATTGACATCATCGCCTGAGCGAAGAGGTAAGTGTGCTCACCGTGACACACCATTTTCTAAGGAGATGAGACCAAAAGTAAGAGACGGACCACATTGGAAAAAGAAGAACCATTGGGTGTTTTCTAAAAATGATCCACAAAATCTATTCAAACTCACCtggaatttaaaggtcaagtgtcatgaaatggatgatttttagtaggtcattaatgaaaaaaaaaagcagccggtACGGAGCCATctgtttcttcaccacaaaacatgattttgacgtatgtgttttttttgtaactcccgccatgaaaatcctcttgagagatttgttttcgacaagaagcaggaagtgacgttggaggcagtagcgcgctcaagcggactcgtttctttctattagttttacctgcgggaagatagctcattgtccctttgtgttagccagaatgccagctcgttgcattgctggatattgctcgaacactcttcataatttccaagagacccagttcattgtgaaaaatggattgcacaggtgcaaaggacaagagctccgtgggttccaaatgacagatagatgtgtatacagctatttaaaaaaaaggaaaaacaaaaaatacaatacaaaaaacaatagttgggggggagggcgtaatccgtaagtcaggggtgctaaatgtgtcaacgtgcgcatcggaaggcttccgtgcagcagccgctgtaGAACGGCCTCTGTAGGCCTTCTGAATTGCCACCGGCCTTGTTAACAAGGCCGAGccagccgccggccttgtcgaccggggtggcttgtcgcggcGCCAGGCCGTGGTGGCTcttctccgccacggaagtgcactggatcggatggggaggtggtttAGCTGCGGTGTCGTTGTCGCTATATTGCTGCGTTATTTTTCATCACCGCTGCAtggaggtggatcaggtgggggaggcggtttggccgtgatccgcatatcatttaaatatggctcgaaacaatagggtaatattgccccggtaacttcactcagttgtgagatgttgtcttcttcaaaaagcgcttccgtgtcagaaggcgCTTgttgtctcccacagtagggtccaccgtgtgttttcaatggcgaatgtccgaggtgacgtcacggataggggatggagccaatatggcgaccacttggatgtcgtcgaatgacacttccgcaactttgcgcatggatgatgcgctctccgttcatatttattttttcatatggacattgatgtgaataatgttatatgtatttttcattaaaatatctattttagaatgtttatagggatgacacttgacctttaaggagaAATGGCTTCAAACTGCTAAATGAATGGATCCATAATAAATGTGGATGGTAACAAATATAACAACCTTGCAAAAGCTTATTGATGCCCCACTAAACATTTGTCCAAATGAAGGCTAAAAATATTGGACTATGGATTTCTTAAAATGGGCCTCACAGCAAATTCTGGCAGGTTCTTCTCCAGGTTCTCCTCTCCTCCATCCAGCAGAGTGGCTAAAGATGTCCTCAGTACTCGAGAGAAAACCTCCAGCTGCTGGCATGCCGTTGACACACTGGTGATTTCACCCTGGTAACCCGCGTCTGAAatcagcttaaaaaaaaaaaaaaaaaaaaaaaaaaaaagtttacatcataaaaagaactggcataaaaaaaaataccttgacAGTGAAGTTGAGCATCAAACAGTCAGGATGAGCCTCGGCCAACTTGTAGAAGAGGTCTCGCCAAGTCGTGTGAGCGATCATCTGCTCCAGCCAAGCAGGAGTCTACagtacaaacataaaaaaaaaaaaaaaaaaaaacacaaaaacacgcaaTCTTCAATCTGACTCAACACATGATGCTGACGCGTCCTATCGTGGGTAAGCTGGAGAAATTGAGCACAGCGTagttaaaataactttttcacaAGAGGGTCATTTTTATGACATGGCACACTGAATTTCCTGTTCAGattttatttaccgtaatttccagcctataagccgcgacctttttcacacgctttcaaccctgcggtttatgcggctaatttatgcattttttctaacggctgcaagaggccactcaagcggaaaaggtaagagtgagaccggtggaatatatgtgccgaggaagtgagttttaccgtttttttttttttaaaccggccctgttagcgctgcgctaatgctagcagtgtgcaagcgtgttgctactgtgttactgccgtgtctcagtgatttttaccgatgttttttttttttaaccagacctGTTAGCGTCACGCTAATATTAGCTTTGCAATACCGTTAGCGCCGCtcaagcgtgttgctgctgcgtctgggtgaggcttataatcaggcgcgctctggaggccggaaattatggtaatttatCTGAGTGTTTCATTTAATTCCTGTATTATTATCTAAATTCGCACCTCTCCCTCTACGGTGAAAATAGAATCTGCTTTCTGAGGGTCGAAGTGTTTTATCAGCAGACTCTTCAGGTGATTTTCAACTCGTTCTTGTACTTGCGCAGGTTCGACACCTGTAAAGCACATGACAATTCCGGCTGACGGAAAAGCCCCACTGCAGGCACAGCGCCGATGAGCAAAGGCCGGGTGGGATCTACCGACCCATCTGGATGAGCCACTCGGCCAGCAGGTTCACAGTCTGAGCCACGGCAGAGTAGTTTTCCGACAGAAGCTGGATGACATGTTCTGGAGAACCACCCGCCTGGAAATACCTGCAACGTAAGAGTTCAGCTTTTATCGTCCTTATCCTATTTTGTAAATAAACTGCCACGACTTGGACGACAGCTGCCTGAAACTGGGAGGAAACACACGGATGGGTGTGTACATTTTGAGGGTGTTAAAGATGGCAGGCTCCATGATGTAATCCCTGCTGGAAAACTTCTTCAGACAATCCTCTTGGATTTTGCCCAGATTCTCAACATCAACGTATGCATCCTCCTGGAAGAAAAAGGCAAGACG
This portion of the Syngnathoides biaculeatus isolate LvHL_M chromosome 10, ASM1980259v1, whole genome shotgun sequence genome encodes:
- the nelfcd gene encoding negative elongation factor C/D isoform X1, with amino-acid sequence MDEEYYSGPGDWEGPDGNTEDAYVDVENLGKIQEDCLKKFSSRDYIMEPAIFNTLKMYTPIRVFPPSFRYFQAGGSPEHVIQLLSENYSAVAQTVNLLAEWLIQMGVEPAQVQERVENHLKSLLIKHFDPQKADSIFTVEGETPAWLEQMIAHTTWRDLFYKLAEAHPDCLMLNFTVKLISDAGYQGEITSVSTACQQLEVFSRVLRTSLATLLDGGEENLEKNLPEFAKMVCHGEHTYLFAQAMMSILAQEEQGGSAVRRIGQEVQKSAHKRGHDASQITLALGTAAAYPRACQALGAMLSKGALNPADITVLFKMFSSMDPPPVELIRVPAFLDLFMQSLFKPGSKINQDHKHKYIHILAYAASVVETWKKNKRVNINKDELKSSSKAIETVHNLCCNENKGATELVAELGTLYQCIRFPVVAMGVLKWVDWTVSEPRYFQLQTDHTPVHLALLDEISTCHQLLHPQVLQLLIKLFETEHSQLDVMEQLELKKTLLDRMVHLLSRGYVLPVVGYIRKCLEKLNTDISLIRYFVTEVLDVIAPPYTSDFVQLFLPILENDSIAGTIRAEGEHDPVAEFIAHCKSNFIMIN
- the nelfcd gene encoding negative elongation factor C/D isoform X2; translation: MDEEYYSGPGDWEGPDGNTEDAYVDVENLGKIQEDCLKKFSSRDYIMEPAIFNTLKMYFQAGGSPEHVIQLLSENYSAVAQTVNLLAEWLIQMGVEPAQVQERVENHLKSLLIKHFDPQKADSIFTVEGETPAWLEQMIAHTTWRDLFYKLAEAHPDCLMLNFTVKLISDAGYQGEITSVSTACQQLEVFSRVLRTSLATLLDGGEENLEKNLPEFAKMVCHGEHTYLFAQAMMSILAQEEQGGSAVRRIGQEVQKSAHKRGHDASQITLALGTAAAYPRACQALGAMLSKGALNPADITVLFKMFSSMDPPPVELIRVPAFLDLFMQSLFKPGSKINQDHKHKYIHILAYAASVVETWKKNKRVNINKDELKSSSKAIETVHNLCCNENKGATELVAELGTLYQCIRFPVVAMGVLKWVDWTVSEPRYFQLQTDHTPVHLALLDEISTCHQLLHPQVLQLLIKLFETEHSQLDVMEQLELKKTLLDRMVHLLSRGYVLPVVGYIRKCLEKLNTDISLIRYFVTEVLDVIAPPYTSDFVQLFLPILENDSIAGTIRAEGEHDPVAEFIAHCKSNFIMIN
- the nelfcd gene encoding negative elongation factor C/D isoform X4, producing MEPAIFNTLKMYFQAGGSPEHVIQLLSENYSAVAQTVNLLAEWLIQMGVEPAQVQERVENHLKSLLIKHFDPQKADSIFTVEGETPAWLEQMIAHTTWRDLFYKLAEAHPDCLMLNFTVKLISDAGYQGEITSVSTACQQLEVFSRVLRTSLATLLDGGEENLEKNLPEFAKMVCHGEHTYLFAQAMMSILAQEEQGGSAVRRIGQEVQKSAHKRGHDASQITLALGTAAAYPRACQALGAMLSKGALNPADITVLFKMFSSMDPPPVELIRVPAFLDLFMQSLFKPGSKINQDHKHKYIHILAYAASVVETWKKNKRVNINKDELKSSSKAIETVHNLCCNENKGATELVAELGTLYQCIRFPVVAMGVLKWVDWTVSEPRYFQLQTDHTPVHLALLDEISTCHQLLHPQVLQLLIKLFETEHSQLDVMEQLELKKTLLDRMVHLLSRGYVLPVVGYIRKCLEKLNTDISLIRYFVTEVLDVIAPPYTSDFVQLFLPILENDSIAGTIRAEGEHDPVAEFIAHCKSNFIMIN
- the nelfcd gene encoding negative elongation factor C/D isoform X3, translating into MEPAIFNTLKMYTPIRVFPPSFRYFQAGGSPEHVIQLLSENYSAVAQTVNLLAEWLIQMGVEPAQVQERVENHLKSLLIKHFDPQKADSIFTVEGETPAWLEQMIAHTTWRDLFYKLAEAHPDCLMLNFTVKLISDAGYQGEITSVSTACQQLEVFSRVLRTSLATLLDGGEENLEKNLPEFAKMVCHGEHTYLFAQAMMSILAQEEQGGSAVRRIGQEVQKSAHKRGHDASQITLALGTAAAYPRACQALGAMLSKGALNPADITVLFKMFSSMDPPPVELIRVPAFLDLFMQSLFKPGSKINQDHKHKYIHILAYAASVVETWKKNKRVNINKDELKSSSKAIETVHNLCCNENKGATELVAELGTLYQCIRFPVVAMGVLKWVDWTVSEPRYFQLQTDHTPVHLALLDEISTCHQLLHPQVLQLLIKLFETEHSQLDVMEQLELKKTLLDRMVHLLSRGYVLPVVGYIRKCLEKLNTDISLIRYFVTEVLDVIAPPYTSDFVQLFLPILENDSIAGTIRAEGEHDPVAEFIAHCKSNFIMIN